A stretch of Sinorhizobium meliloti DNA encodes these proteins:
- a CDS encoding Lrp/AsnC family transcriptional regulator: MTGLDAIDRSILRILQQDGRISNADLAGRVGLSPSACSRRVDILEKSGTIAGYHARIAHKALDYRIMVIVHISLSGQFAKTLAEFEAAVKLCPNVLVCYLMSGEYDYILRVAAKDLEDYERIHRDWLSALPHVVKINSSFSLREVIDRPNVGI; this comes from the coding sequence ATGACTGGCTTGGATGCTATCGATCGTTCGATTCTGCGCATTCTGCAGCAGGATGGCCGAATTTCGAACGCGGACCTCGCCGGGAGGGTCGGCCTCTCCCCGTCGGCCTGTTCGCGGCGGGTCGATATTCTCGAAAAGTCCGGGACGATCGCCGGTTACCATGCGCGCATCGCCCACAAGGCGCTCGACTACAGGATCATGGTCATCGTGCATATTTCGCTGTCCGGGCAGTTCGCCAAGACCCTTGCGGAGTTCGAAGCCGCCGTGAAGCTCTGCCCCAATGTGCTCGTGTGTTACCTGATGTCCGGGGAATACGATTACATCCTGCGCGTGGCAGCGAAGGATCTGGAGGATTATGAGCGCATCCATCGCGACTGGCTCTCGGCGTTGCCGCACGTCGTAAAGATCAATTCGAGTTTTTCGCTTCGCGAGGTCATCGATCGCCCCAATGTCGGCATCTGA
- a CDS encoding alanyl-tRNA editing protein: protein MTGTVTALFRDDFYLSTCEARVTAILEGGGIELDQTCFYATSGGQPGDTGFLEREDGSRIDIVETRHGANKDVIVHMSADGAPVPAVGEKLVLHIDWPRRYRLMRMHTACHLLSVVCPFPITGAAVGEEESRVDFDMSETIDKDEVTAGLMKLVEENHPVYVQWITDEELAANPGIVKSKNVRPPMGLGRVSLVCIGENSSIDSQPCGGTHVSETQEVGAIHIAKIEKKGKENRRFRIRFATPEDGVAV from the coding sequence ATGACCGGAACCGTCACCGCCCTCTTCCGAGACGATTTTTACCTCTCGACCTGCGAAGCACGCGTGACGGCAATCCTGGAAGGCGGCGGCATCGAGCTTGATCAGACCTGCTTTTATGCGACATCCGGCGGGCAGCCGGGTGACACGGGTTTCCTCGAGCGCGAAGACGGCAGCCGCATCGACATCGTCGAAACACGGCATGGCGCGAACAAGGACGTCATCGTTCACATGTCCGCCGATGGCGCGCCCGTGCCGGCGGTCGGCGAGAAGCTGGTGCTGCACATCGACTGGCCGCGCCGCTACAGGCTGATGCGCATGCACACGGCCTGCCATCTGCTGTCGGTCGTCTGCCCCTTCCCGATCACCGGCGCAGCCGTGGGAGAGGAGGAAAGCCGCGTGGACTTCGACATGAGCGAAACGATCGACAAGGACGAGGTCACGGCAGGGCTGATGAAACTCGTCGAAGAGAACCATCCGGTCTACGTGCAGTGGATCACCGACGAGGAGCTGGCCGCCAATCCGGGCATCGTCAAGTCGAAGAATGTCCGCCCGCCGATGGGGCTTGGCCGGGTCAGTCTCGTCTGCATCGGCGAGAATTCATCGATTGACAGCCAGCCCTGCGGCGGAACGCATGTTTCCGAGACGCAGGAAGTGGGTGCGATCCACATTGCCAAGATCGAGAAGAAGGGCAAGGAAAACAGGCGCTTCCGTATACGCTTCGCGACGCCCGAAGACGGGGTTGCGGTTTAG
- a CDS encoding cysteine synthase A yields MPVLPSVLEAIGNTPLIRLKAVSEATGCNILGKAEFLNPGQSVKDRAALWIIRQAEKSGQLRPGGVIVEGTAGNTGIGLAVVGSALGYRTVIVIPETQSQEKKDALRLLGAELVEVPAVPYRNPNNYVKISGRLAAQLAETEPNGAIWANQFDNVANRQAHVDTTAPEIWRDTDGKVDGFICAVGSGGTLAGVAEGLRARNAAIKIGIADPEGAALYNFYAHGELKSSGSSITEGIGQGRITANLEDFTPDFAYQIPDAEAVPYVFDLIEKEGICVGGSTGINIAGAVRLARDLGPGHTIVTILCDYGNRYQSKLFNPDFLTSKGLPVPDWLKTASNIAVPYEPAG; encoded by the coding sequence ATGCCTGTTCTTCCGTCCGTGCTCGAAGCAATCGGCAATACGCCGCTGATCCGGCTCAAGGCCGTGTCCGAAGCGACCGGCTGCAACATTCTCGGCAAAGCGGAGTTCCTCAATCCCGGGCAGTCCGTAAAGGACCGGGCAGCGCTCTGGATCATCCGCCAGGCCGAAAAGTCCGGCCAGTTGCGGCCGGGCGGCGTGATTGTCGAAGGTACGGCCGGCAATACGGGGATCGGCCTTGCCGTTGTCGGCAGCGCACTTGGATACCGCACCGTCATCGTCATTCCCGAAACCCAGAGCCAGGAAAAGAAGGACGCGCTACGCCTGCTTGGGGCCGAACTGGTCGAAGTTCCGGCTGTGCCTTACAGGAATCCCAACAACTACGTGAAGATCTCCGGCCGGTTGGCGGCCCAACTCGCCGAAACCGAGCCGAACGGCGCCATCTGGGCGAACCAGTTCGACAATGTCGCCAACCGGCAAGCGCATGTCGACACGACCGCGCCTGAAATCTGGCGCGACACCGACGGCAAGGTCGACGGCTTCATCTGCGCCGTCGGCTCCGGCGGCACGCTTGCCGGCGTGGCGGAAGGCTTGCGCGCCCGCAATGCGGCGATCAAGATCGGCATCGCCGACCCTGAGGGGGCCGCACTCTACAATTTTTATGCCCATGGCGAGCTCAAGTCGAGCGGCAGCTCGATCACCGAAGGCATCGGTCAAGGCCGAATCACCGCCAACCTCGAAGACTTCACGCCGGACTTCGCCTACCAGATTCCGGATGCTGAAGCGGTGCCCTACGTCTTCGATCTCATCGAAAAGGAAGGTATTTGCGTCGGCGGCTCGACCGGCATCAACATCGCCGGCGCCGTGCGGCTTGCACGGGACCTCGGGCCGGGACACACGATCGTGACGATCCTCTGCGACTATGGTAACCGCTATCAGTCGAAGCTCTTCAATCCGGACTTCCTGACCTCCAAGGGCCTGCCGGTTCCGGACTGGCTGAAGACCGCTTCGAACATAGCAGTGCCATACGAACCCGCTGGATAG
- a CDS encoding bifunctional 2',3'-cyclic-nucleotide 2'-phosphodiesterase/3'-nucleotidase yields the protein MTALHPISRRTLIGGLAATSAFVVLHPFSTRAAANQAHLRIMETTDLHVHVFPYDYYADKPNDTLGLARTASIVDAIRAEAANAVLVDNGDFLQGNPMGDYIAYKRGMKEGDMHPVIAAMNVLGYDCGTLGNHEFNYGLDFMFNVINGANFPIVCANLTKGAMAAAPRQDELFLKPYVILDRKVKDGAGQEHPIRIGLIGFVPPQIMTWDAKNLEGKANARDIVKAAEAWVPQMREEGADIVIALSHSGIGQQAYAENLENASVPLAAIEGIDAIVTGHSHLDFPGPKFDGIPGVDNAKGLISGKPGVMGGFWGSHLGLIDLLLERDGGQWRVIGSTSEARPIFRREEKKVIAEVGDKPEVLAAAQKDHEATLAYVRTPVGKTSAPLYSYFALVADDPSVQIVSQAQTWYIREMLKDTEHSDLPVLSAAAPFKAGGRGGAEYYTDVPAGDIAIKNVADLYLYPNTVQAVVITGEEVRNWLEMSAGIFNRIAPGSVDASLINGDFPSYNFDVIDGVTYQIVLSQPAKYDKDGNVANPEASRIRDLKFDGRPIDPKQRFVVATNNYRAGGGGNFPGIAGDKVVFVAPDTNRDVIVRYIVEQGTINPSADANWTFAPQKDTSVLFDSGPRARQFLAEVKAVKIENAGDGSDGFARFRIKL from the coding sequence ATGACTGCTTTGCATCCCATTTCGCGCCGGACCCTCATCGGCGGTCTTGCCGCCACGTCGGCATTTGTCGTGCTGCATCCCTTCTCGACCCGCGCGGCTGCCAACCAGGCGCATCTCAGGATCATGGAAACCACGGACCTGCACGTCCACGTCTTTCCCTACGATTACTATGCCGACAAGCCGAACGACACGCTTGGCCTAGCGCGCACCGCTTCGATCGTCGACGCCATCCGCGCCGAGGCGGCGAACGCGGTCCTCGTCGACAATGGCGATTTTCTTCAGGGCAATCCGATGGGCGATTACATCGCCTACAAGCGCGGCATGAAGGAAGGCGACATGCATCCGGTCATCGCCGCGATGAACGTGCTCGGCTACGACTGCGGCACGCTCGGCAATCACGAGTTCAACTACGGCCTGGATTTCATGTTCAATGTGATCAACGGCGCAAACTTTCCGATCGTCTGCGCCAACCTGACCAAAGGCGCCATGGCCGCCGCCCCGCGCCAGGACGAGCTTTTCCTCAAGCCCTACGTAATCCTCGATCGAAAAGTGAAGGACGGCGCCGGTCAGGAACACCCCATCCGCATCGGCCTCATCGGGTTCGTACCGCCGCAGATCATGACCTGGGACGCCAAGAACCTCGAAGGCAAGGCGAATGCGCGCGACATCGTCAAGGCCGCGGAAGCCTGGGTGCCGCAGATGCGCGAGGAAGGCGCCGACATCGTCATCGCCCTCTCACATTCCGGCATAGGGCAGCAGGCCTATGCCGAAAATCTCGAAAACGCGTCCGTACCCCTGGCGGCAATCGAGGGTATCGACGCCATCGTCACCGGCCACAGCCACCTCGACTTTCCGGGACCCAAGTTCGACGGAATTCCGGGCGTCGACAATGCCAAAGGGTTGATTTCAGGAAAGCCCGGCGTCATGGGCGGCTTCTGGGGATCCCATCTCGGCCTCATCGATCTGCTGCTCGAACGCGACGGCGGCCAGTGGCGTGTGATCGGTTCGACAAGCGAGGCGCGGCCGATCTTTCGCCGGGAAGAAAAGAAGGTGATCGCCGAGGTCGGTGACAAGCCGGAAGTGCTCGCAGCCGCGCAGAAGGACCACGAAGCGACGCTTGCCTATGTGCGCACCCCCGTCGGCAAAACTTCGGCACCGCTATACTCCTATTTCGCGCTGGTTGCGGACGATCCGTCGGTGCAGATCGTGAGCCAGGCCCAGACGTGGTATATCCGCGAAATGCTCAAGGACACCGAGCACAGCGACCTGCCGGTCCTGTCCGCCGCAGCCCCGTTCAAGGCCGGCGGGCGCGGTGGCGCCGAGTACTATACGGATGTTCCAGCGGGCGACATCGCCATCAAGAATGTCGCCGACCTCTACCTCTATCCGAATACGGTGCAGGCGGTCGTCATCACCGGCGAAGAGGTGCGCAACTGGCTCGAAATGTCCGCCGGCATCTTCAACCGGATTGCACCGGGATCGGTCGATGCAAGCCTGATCAATGGCGACTTCCCTTCCTATAATTTCGACGTGATCGACGGGGTCACCTACCAGATCGTTCTTTCGCAGCCTGCGAAATACGACAAGGACGGCAATGTGGCGAACCCGGAGGCCAGCCGCATCCGTGATCTGAAATTCGATGGCAGGCCGATTGATCCCAAGCAGAGATTTGTCGTAGCGACCAACAACTACCGCGCCGGCGGCGGCGGCAATTTTCCGGGCATCGCCGGCGACAAGGTCGTCTTCGTCGCGCCGGACACCAACCGCGACGTCATCGTGCGCTACATCGTCGAACAGGGAACGATCAACCCCTCGGCGGACGCGAACTGGACCTTCGCGCCGCAGAAGGACACGAGCGTGCTGTTCGACAGCGGCCCGAGGGCGCGACAATTCCTGGCAGAGGTCAAGGCGGTGAAAATCGAGAATGCCGGCGACGGCAGCGACGGTTTCGCCCGGTTCAGAATCAAGCTCTGA
- the ilvA gene encoding threonine ammonia-lyase: protein MKQDVEKAAAAMREIFPPTPLQLNEHLSARCGATVFLKREDLSPVRSYKIRGAFNFFRKSLGSGAAGKTFVCASAGNHAQGFAFVCRHFGVPGVVFMPVTTPQQKIDKTRMFGAEFITIRLVGDIFDQCYKAAREHVEAIGGVMVPPFDHDDIIEGQATVAAEIAEQLPAGPVADLVVLPVGGGGLAAGVTGYLGDSLSADRFLFCEPEGAPSFRRSLELGGVVTLDQVDNFVDGAAVARIGDLNFAALRRFSPEQVMLLPENAICLTITEMLNVEGVVLEPAGALAITALEALGRDSLEGKIVVAVVSGGNFDFERLPDVKERAMRHAGLKKYFILRMAQRPGALRDFLGLLGEEDDIARFEYLKKSARNFGSVLIGIETKHAENFPVLKQRFDAAGLRYQDITENEMLANFVI from the coding sequence ATGAAGCAGGATGTTGAAAAAGCGGCAGCGGCGATGCGCGAGATCTTTCCGCCGACGCCGCTTCAGCTCAACGAGCACCTGAGCGCGCGCTGTGGGGCGACCGTCTTCCTGAAGCGCGAGGACCTTTCGCCGGTGCGCTCCTACAAGATCCGCGGCGCCTTCAATTTCTTCCGCAAGTCGCTCGGCTCCGGAGCGGCCGGGAAGACCTTCGTTTGCGCTTCCGCGGGCAATCACGCTCAGGGCTTTGCTTTCGTCTGCCGCCACTTCGGCGTTCCCGGAGTCGTCTTCATGCCCGTGACGACGCCCCAGCAGAAGATCGACAAAACGCGCATGTTCGGGGCCGAGTTCATCACGATCCGCCTCGTCGGCGATATTTTCGATCAATGCTACAAGGCGGCGCGCGAGCATGTGGAAGCGATCGGCGGCGTCATGGTGCCTCCCTTCGACCATGACGATATCATCGAAGGCCAGGCCACGGTTGCAGCGGAGATAGCCGAACAATTGCCGGCCGGCCCCGTTGCCGATCTCGTCGTCCTGCCCGTCGGCGGCGGCGGCTTGGCCGCGGGCGTGACCGGGTATTTGGGCGACAGCCTCTCGGCCGACCGTTTTCTGTTCTGTGAACCGGAGGGGGCGCCGAGCTTCAGGCGCAGCCTGGAACTCGGCGGCGTCGTCACGCTCGACCAGGTGGACAATTTCGTCGATGGCGCGGCGGTCGCACGGATCGGCGACCTGAACTTTGCTGCGCTCCGGAGATTTTCGCCGGAACAGGTGATGCTGCTGCCTGAGAATGCGATCTGCCTGACGATCACCGAAATGCTGAATGTCGAGGGCGTGGTTCTCGAACCCGCCGGCGCGCTTGCAATCACCGCACTGGAAGCGCTTGGCCGCGATAGTCTCGAAGGCAAGATCGTCGTAGCGGTCGTTTCCGGAGGCAATTTCGACTTCGAGCGCCTGCCGGACGTGAAGGAGCGGGCCATGCGCCATGCGGGGCTCAAGAAATACTTCATCCTGCGCATGGCGCAGCGTCCGGGCGCGCTTCGCGATTTCCTCGGTCTCCTGGGAGAGGAGGACGACATCGCCCGGTTCGAATACCTGAAAAAGTCTGCTCGAAACTTCGGCTCCGTGCTCATCGGTATCGAAACGAAACACGCGGAGAATTTCCCCGTTCTCAAACAGCGTTTCGATGCGGCGGGTCTCCGCTACCAGGACATCACCGAGAACGAGATGCTGGCCAACTTCGTCATTTGA
- a CDS encoding SDR family NAD(P)-dependent oxidoreductase — MTAVFTARPEHGLAWITGASSGIGRAVALRLAEEGYSVVVTARSHEKLVDLQHQAAEPGRMIVLDGDVTDPKDMERLLAKIEYEHGQVALAVLNAGVALPVRGDDLRREPFDRSFAVNLNGVVNCLVPLVEHMKTKGHGQIAIMSSVAGYGGLPMSAAYGASKAALINMAESLKFDLDRIGIRLQVICPGFVDTQAAPKGGFPRPALVSTQEAADRICAGLKSSRFEITFPKRFTYLVKLLRILPYGLYFALLDRLVPGRAAVAAVPKNKRSGSDGQPRQAI, encoded by the coding sequence ATGACAGCTGTATTCACCGCCCGCCCCGAACATGGATTGGCATGGATCACCGGTGCAAGTTCCGGCATCGGTCGCGCCGTGGCGCTCCGATTGGCCGAGGAAGGCTATTCCGTGGTCGTCACGGCGCGAAGTCACGAGAAGCTGGTAGACCTTCAGCACCAGGCGGCCGAACCGGGGCGGATGATCGTTCTCGATGGAGACGTCACCGATCCGAAGGACATGGAGCGGCTGCTGGCCAAAATCGAATACGAGCACGGGCAGGTGGCACTCGCCGTCCTCAACGCCGGCGTCGCCCTCCCGGTCCGTGGCGACGACCTGCGTCGGGAGCCCTTCGACAGGAGCTTCGCCGTCAATCTCAACGGCGTCGTCAACTGTCTCGTACCGCTTGTCGAGCATATGAAGACCAAGGGGCATGGACAGATCGCGATCATGTCGTCGGTGGCCGGCTATGGCGGCTTGCCGATGAGCGCCGCCTACGGTGCGAGCAAGGCGGCGCTCATCAACATGGCGGAGAGCCTGAAATTCGACCTCGATCGCATCGGCATCCGCCTGCAAGTCATCTGTCCCGGATTCGTGGATACGCAGGCTGCACCGAAAGGCGGTTTCCCAAGACCCGCGCTGGTGAGCACGCAGGAGGCGGCAGACCGGATATGCGCCGGCCTGAAGTCTTCGCGTTTCGAGATCACCTTCCCGAAACGATTTACGTACCTGGTCAAATTGCTGCGTATCCTGCCCTATGGGCTTTATTTCGCGCTTCTCGACCGGCTGGTACCGGGAAGGGCAGCCGTGGCTGCGGTTCCAAAGAACAAGCGCTCAGGCTCCGACGGACAGCCGCGTCAGGCGATATGA
- the ald gene encoding alanine dehydrogenase has translation MRVGCPKEIKNHEYRVGLTPGSVREYVAHGHEVIVETKAGAGIGADDDSYRAAGARIVPTAREVFEKADMIVKVKEPQPSEWAQLREGQILYTYLHLAPDPEQTQGLLKSGVTAVAYETVTDERGGLPLLAPMSEVAGRLAIQAGATSLQKANGGRGILLGGVPGVLPAKVAIIGGGVVGLHAAKMAAGLGADVSILDRSLPRLRQLDDIFNGRVHTRYSTIDALEEEVFSADMVIGAVLIPGAAAPKLVTREMLSAMKKGAVIVDVAIDQGGCFETSHATTHSEPTYEVEGIVHYCVANMPGAVPITSAHALNNATLQYGLQLADRGLKAIAEDRHLRAGLNVHRGRVTNAAVAEALGYDAHAPEAVLHVA, from the coding sequence ATGCGTGTCGGTTGCCCGAAGGAAATCAAAAACCATGAATACCGTGTCGGCCTTACGCCCGGATCAGTACGGGAATATGTAGCCCACGGCCACGAGGTCATCGTGGAAACCAAGGCCGGGGCAGGGATCGGGGCCGATGACGACTCCTATCGCGCAGCCGGTGCAAGGATCGTACCGACAGCCAGAGAAGTCTTCGAAAAAGCGGACATGATCGTCAAGGTCAAGGAGCCGCAACCGTCCGAATGGGCGCAACTGCGCGAAGGCCAGATTCTCTACACCTATCTTCACCTCGCACCGGACCCGGAACAGACCCAGGGACTTCTTAAGTCCGGCGTCACGGCGGTCGCCTATGAGACCGTGACGGATGAGCGCGGCGGACTGCCGCTGCTTGCGCCGATGTCCGAGGTCGCGGGACGGCTTGCGATCCAGGCTGGCGCTACCTCGCTCCAGAAGGCAAATGGCGGCCGCGGAATCCTGCTCGGCGGGGTACCGGGGGTTCTTCCGGCCAAGGTCGCGATCATCGGTGGCGGCGTCGTCGGCCTGCATGCAGCCAAGATGGCTGCCGGTCTCGGGGCCGATGTTTCTATCCTGGACCGGTCGCTGCCGCGTCTGCGCCAACTCGACGATATCTTCAACGGCCGTGTCCATACGCGCTACTCGACGATCGATGCCTTGGAAGAGGAGGTCTTCTCCGCCGACATGGTGATCGGAGCGGTACTCATTCCCGGCGCTGCTGCGCCGAAGCTCGTCACACGCGAAATGCTGTCCGCCATGAAAAAAGGCGCCGTCATTGTCGATGTCGCGATCGACCAGGGCGGCTGCTTCGAGACGTCGCATGCGACGACGCACTCCGAACCTACCTATGAGGTCGAAGGCATCGTGCATTATTGCGTTGCGAACATGCCGGGGGCGGTGCCGATCACGTCGGCGCACGCGCTCAACAATGCGACACTCCAATACGGACTGCAGCTCGCCGACCGCGGCCTCAAGGCGATTGCCGAAGACCGGCATCTGCGCGCCGGCCTCAATGTCCACCGAGGCCGCGTCACCAATGCCGCCGTGGCCGAAGCACTCGGCTACGACGCCCACGCTCCCGAGGCCGTCCTCCACGTCGCCTGA
- a CDS encoding HlyU family transcriptional regulator, with protein sequence MASFFSKLFGRSSGSETQAQPAAGKTENYADCVIRATPQREGSQYRLAGSIEKSMPDGATKVRSFIRADLFTSEQDAIDSAMRKGRQIIDEQRAALFSDDAQSRPV encoded by the coding sequence ATGGCATCGTTTTTCTCGAAATTATTCGGTCGCTCCAGCGGCTCTGAAACGCAGGCACAGCCTGCGGCAGGCAAGACCGAGAACTATGCGGATTGCGTGATCCGGGCGACGCCTCAGCGCGAGGGATCGCAGTACCGGCTTGCCGGCAGCATCGAAAAGTCGATGCCGGACGGTGCAACGAAAGTGCGCAGCTTCATCCGGGCAGATCTCTTCACCTCCGAGCAGGACGCGATCGACTCGGCGATGCGCAAGGGGCGCCAGATCATCGACGAGCAGCGCGCGGCCCTCTTTTCCGACGACGCTCAGTCGCGGCCTGTCTGA
- a CDS encoding DUF1203 domain-containing protein has translation MKLNYVAMPVGEAERLRQGGPDAYGDQPERRISDGDGVPCRHCLRNVDEGQPYLVLAYRPFSSVQAYAETGPIFMHAENCAIHDGDALPPILASSKSYLLRGYGGDERIVYGTGGAVDAEYLEQRAMELLARPDVAFVHVRSGKYNCYQCRIEAA, from the coding sequence ATGAAACTCAACTACGTTGCAATGCCCGTCGGAGAGGCGGAGCGGCTAAGGCAAGGCGGGCCGGACGCCTATGGCGACCAGCCCGAACGGCGCATTTCGGACGGCGACGGCGTGCCGTGCCGGCACTGCCTTCGCAATGTCGATGAGGGCCAGCCTTATCTCGTTCTCGCCTACCGGCCGTTTTCGTCGGTTCAGGCCTATGCCGAAACGGGACCGATCTTCATGCACGCTGAAAATTGCGCCATTCACGACGGTGACGCCTTGCCGCCGATACTCGCATCCAGCAAGAGCTATCTTCTGCGCGGCTACGGGGGAGATGAGCGCATCGTCTATGGCACGGGCGGGGCCGTTGATGCCGAGTACCTCGAGCAGCGGGCCATGGAATTGCTGGCACGGCCGGACGTCGCCTTCGTGCATGTTCGCTCGGGAAAATACAACTGCTACCAGTGCCGCATCGAAGCGGCCTGA
- a CDS encoding PIN domain-containing protein, with protein sequence MIGVDTNLLVRYLAQDDTTQSPLASQIIDGFTPEAPGYISQVVLVETVRVLTRSYRMSREAVASVIETLLRAREIVVDRADAGYLALATYRATKADFSDALIAHGGLLAGCTETLTFDKLAADHAGMRLVSP encoded by the coding sequence ATGATCGGCGTCGATACGAACCTGCTGGTGCGTTACCTGGCGCAGGACGATACCACCCAATCACCGTTGGCTTCACAGATCATCGACGGCTTCACACCCGAGGCGCCCGGCTACATCTCACAGGTGGTTCTCGTCGAAACCGTCCGGGTCTTGACGCGATCATATAGGATGTCACGCGAAGCCGTTGCCAGCGTTATCGAAACTTTGTTGCGGGCGCGTGAGATCGTTGTTGATCGAGCGGATGCCGGCTATCTGGCGCTTGCCACCTACCGAGCGACAAAGGCGGACTTCTCCGATGCGCTGATCGCTCACGGCGGACTCTTGGCAGGCTGCACCGAAACGCTGACCTTCGACAAGCTGGCAGCCGATCATGCCGGAATGCGCCTCGTAAGCCCATGA
- the sseA gene encoding 3-mercaptopyruvate sulfurtransferase: MNGENENKSRFVVSADWLEQRLDDPSVKIIDAAWYLPAQNRDAKAEYAAAHIPGAVFFDQDAIANRTSALPHTLPSPEAFSEAVGAMGISENDTIVVYDGPGIFTAPRVWWMFRIMGAENVFVLDGGMDGWKADGRPTTTEVAKPSPQAFNAVFNPNAVTSFERMRDVVEHRLSQIADARSAGRFAGEEPEPRAGMRSGHMPGARSLPSGVFSDKGRFKDLDALRRTFADAGIDLTKPVVTSCGSGITAAIITLALQSLGHKDNTLYDGSWSEWGSRPDTPVAIGKE, encoded by the coding sequence ATGAATGGTGAGAACGAAAACAAGAGCCGCTTTGTCGTTTCTGCGGATTGGCTTGAACAGCGCCTCGATGATCCGTCGGTCAAGATAATCGATGCCGCCTGGTATCTGCCGGCGCAGAACCGCGACGCGAAAGCCGAATACGCCGCCGCGCACATTCCCGGGGCGGTCTTCTTCGACCAGGACGCGATCGCCAATCGGACGAGCGCGCTGCCGCACACCCTGCCCTCTCCCGAGGCATTCTCCGAGGCCGTGGGCGCAATGGGAATCAGCGAGAACGACACGATCGTCGTCTACGACGGCCCGGGGATCTTCACCGCCCCGAGGGTCTGGTGGATGTTCCGAATCATGGGCGCCGAGAACGTCTTCGTTCTCGATGGCGGGATGGACGGCTGGAAAGCGGACGGCCGGCCAACGACGACCGAGGTTGCGAAACCCAGCCCGCAGGCTTTCAACGCAGTCTTCAACCCGAACGCGGTCACCTCGTTCGAGCGCATGAGGGATGTGGTCGAGCACCGGCTCTCCCAGATTGCCGATGCGCGCAGCGCCGGGCGCTTCGCCGGCGAGGAACCGGAGCCGCGGGCGGGCATGCGGTCGGGCCATATGCCAGGTGCAAGGAGCCTGCCCTCGGGCGTATTCTCCGACAAGGGCAGGTTCAAGGATCTCGATGCGCTGCGCCGAACTTTTGCGGATGCCGGCATCGATCTGACGAAGCCGGTCGTCACGAGCTGCGGCTCCGGCATAACCGCCGCCATCATCACGCTTGCGCTTCAATCCTTGGGACATAAGGACAATACGCTTTATGATGGCTCCTGGTCGGAATGGGGTAGCCGGCCGGATACCCCGGTTGCAATTGGTAAAGAGTGA
- a CDS encoding AbrB/MazE/SpoVT family DNA-binding domain-containing protein has protein sequence MPTSTITSKGQITIPAKVRIDMGLSAGDRVDFIRMEDGHYAVVPASHSIRSLKGIVPRPDRPVSLEDMQKAIIAGAAGE, from the coding sequence GTGCCGACCTCGACGATCACTTCGAAAGGTCAAATCACCATCCCGGCCAAGGTCCGCATCGATATGGGTCTTTCCGCCGGGGATCGTGTGGACTTCATCCGTATGGAGGACGGCCACTATGCGGTTGTGCCCGCTTCCCATTCGATCAGGTCGCTGAAGGGGATTGTTCCTCGTCCGGACAGGCCAGTCAGTCTTGAGGATATGCAGAAAGCGATTATCGCCGGAGCCGCCGGCGAATGA
- a CDS encoding GNAT family N-acetyltransferase, with amino-acid sequence MPRSKPAAITAHVTELEMTSPPKQSLPMPINIHTAILRVSDIPLAYYRFLYLRVGKRWHWAERLRMSDDDLAAILHDKRTTVMVLYVDGAPAGFFEFQQLDDDVIDLTHFGLMEHALGLGLGKWFLLQTLFAAWAMNPRKVTVTTNNLDHPRALQLYQQFGFSPVATREMVVEPLSDEELLTFAKKL; translated from the coding sequence ATGCCAAGGTCGAAGCCTGCCGCGATCACGGCGCACGTGACCGAACTCGAAATGACATCGCCGCCAAAGCAAAGCCTGCCGATGCCGATCAACATCCACACGGCGATCCTGCGCGTCTCGGACATTCCGCTTGCCTACTACCGCTTTCTCTATCTGCGTGTCGGAAAGCGCTGGCACTGGGCGGAGCGCCTGCGCATGAGCGACGACGATCTGGCGGCTATCCTCCACGACAAGCGAACGACGGTCATGGTGCTTTACGTGGACGGTGCGCCGGCCGGTTTCTTCGAATTCCAGCAACTGGACGATGACGTCATCGACCTCACCCATTTCGGGCTCATGGAGCACGCGCTCGGCCTGGGACTCGGCAAGTGGTTCTTGCTGCAGACCTTGTTTGCGGCCTGGGCCATGAACCCGCGCAAGGTCACGGTCACGACGAACAATCTCGATCATCCCCGGGCGCTGCAGCTTTACCAGCAGTTCGGCTTTTCTCCGGTCGCGACGCGCGAGATGGTGGTCGAGCCGCTGAGCGACGAGGAACTTCTCACCTTCGCGAAGAAGCTCTGA